The DNA region CTTGATGTCGCTGATGTCGCTGATCACCACGATGTAGTGGTGCGGCGCGCCGTCCTCGGCCGTGACGGCGGCGATGGACACGCGCTGCATCAGGCCGCCGCTCGGCCCCCGGCCCATCAGCTCGCCCTGCCAGTGCCCTTGGGCGTGCACCGTGTCCCAGATGGTGGTGAAGTCCTGCAGTTCGCCCCAGCCGTCCTCCTGGGCCACGTCCTCGTACAGCTCGTGCACGAAGCGGCCCAGGCCCTGCGAGCGGGGCACGCCCGTCATGCGCTCGAAGGCGGGGTTCACATCCACGATGGTGCGGTCGGCGGCGAGGATGAGGACCGCCTCGTAGCTGTACTCGAACACGCTCGCGGCAATGCTCAGCTGCGTCTCGGCCTCCTTGGCCGCGCTCAGGTCGGTCATGAAGCCCACGAACAGCGGCCCGTTGGGCGTATCTGCGCGCCCGATCCCCAGCCGCAGCGGCACCTGGCTGCCGTCCTTGCGCACGCCCTGCACCTCGCGGCCGGTCCCGATGATGTGGGCCTCGCCCGTCTGCAGGTAGCGGCGCAGGTAGCTGTTGTGCGCCGCGCGGTGCGGCTGCGGCATCAGCATGCGCACGTTGCGGCCCAGCACCTCGGCCGGCGTCCAGCCGAAGATGCGCTGGGCGGAATGGTTGAAGCTCTGCACGATGCCATGCTGGTCGATGGTGATGATGCCGTCCACGGCGGTATCCACCAGCGCCCGCAGCCGGGATTCGCTGCGGTCCACCTTGCGGTACAGGTCGCGGTAGCGCAGCAGGCCGTTGATGACGCCCACGAAGGTGGCCACGCCCAGCGTCACGAAGGCCACCGTCAGCGCCAGGGTGGTGACCCATTCCGGATTGCCGGCGGGCACGGCGTCGCCCGGGCCGACGAAGCGCGCCGCAGCCATGGCGGTGTAGTGCATGCCCGAGATGGCCGTGCCCATCACGCAGCCGGCGATCAGGTTGGCCACCCAGGGCGACATGCCGCTGTGCTGCTGCAGCGGAAACCGCACCCACAGCGCCAGCATGGCCAGCAGCACCGCGACGGCAATGGACGCGGCGAACCAGGCGGGGTCGTAGCGCAGATGCGGCGTCATCTGCATGGCCGCCATGCCCCCGTAGTGCATGGCGCCGATGCCGGCGCCCACGAGCGCGCCGCCGGCCAGCAGCTGCCAGCGGTTGACCTTGCGCCGCGCCAGCAGGCCCAGGGCGACCCAGCTGGCCGCCAGCGCCGGCAGCATCGACGCCAGGGTGGTGGGCACGTCGTAGTGCACGCTGGTGCAGAGGGTGAAGGCGAGCATGCCGATGAAATGCATGGCCCAGATGCCGACGCCGAGGGCGATCCCGCCCGACACCAAGGCCATGGTGCGGTGCAGCGCCTCGTGGGCCGCCGCAGCCTGGGCGGCCAGCTGGAGGGCGAGGCCGGAGGTCAGCACCGCCACGCCGATGGACAGCGCCACCAGAAGCGGGTCGTAGACCCCGGTCAGCAAGAGGCCGGGGGGCACCGCTTCCTGCAGGAAGAATTGATCCAGCATCCGTTTTCGTCCTCCCGATCGATTCCGGTTGGGCCACCGGTTGTTACACAAATCATGGAGGCAACCGGCGCGCGCGGCAAGCGCGGCGATGCGAAAACCCCGCGGCACGCCGGACACGGAGGGGGGAAATGTCGCGCAGGTGACGGCTCCGGACGGGCCGACCAGATGGGGAACAAGCAGGGCAGCAGCGCCGCTCGCGTGTCGGTGTGGTCAGGCCGCGGCTTCAAGCCCGGCGGCGAAATGTGCGCGCGTGGCCTGCTCGGCGGCCGCAGCGTCTCCGGCAGCGATCGCTTGCAGGATGGCCGCGTGCTCGTGCAGCGAGTCCTCGATGCGCCCGTGCTTGAGCAGGGAGTTGTGGCGGTTGAGCTTCATCACCTTGCGCAGGTCGGCCACCATCTGGTTGCGCCAGCGGTTGCTGGCCAGTTCCAGCAAGCGCATGTGGAAGCGCTCGTTCAGCGCGAAGAAGCGGTCCCGGTCGCCGGTGGCGGCTGCCAGCTCGGCGTGCAGGGCTTGCAATTCACCGACCTGCGCAGGAGTAGCGCGGGCGGCCACCACGCCGGCGGCGTCGCTCTCCAGCAGGGCCAGCAGGTGGTAGACCTCCTGCAGATCCTGATCGGACACCTCGGTGACGTAAGCGCCGCGGCGCAGCTTCATGGTTACCAGGCCTTCGGCCGCCAGCACCTTCAGGGCCTCGCGCAGGGGCGTGCGGCTGATGCCGAATTCTTCTGCGATCTTCAGTTCGTCGATCCAGCTGCCGGGCTCCAGCTCGCGCCGGAAGATACGCTGGCGCAACTGCTCCGCCACCTCTTCGTAGAGGGCGCGCGGAGTGAGGGTGACGGCTGCGGACATGGCGAAAATGTACTTCAAAAACTATAAATTAATAATTACGGCGGCGTAGAATGCAATTGACGCGCACGTAAACGTAAACTGGTTGCCTGCTCCGCAAGCCCGCCCAGGGGGCCACCGGCGACCTCTTTCTTGGATATACGAGACACATGAGCCGCAGCACACCCGATCCGCTCTTCCAGCAGGCCAACCTGGCCGCCTGGACCCAGGCCGCCGCCAAGTCCGCTCCCGGCGGTGATGTGAATGCGCTCAACTGGGTCACCCCGGACGGCATCACGGTGAAGCCGCTCTACACCGCAGAGGACACGGCCGGCCTGCCTTATGCGAACACGCTGCCCGGCTTCGAGCCCTACCTGCGCGGCCCGCAAGCCACCATGTACGCGGTGCGGCCCTGGACGATTCGCCAGTACGCGGGCTTCTCCACCGCCGAGGAATCCAACGCCTTCTACCGCAAGGCGCTCGCCGCGGGCGGGCAGGGGGTGAGCGTGGCGTTCGACCTGGCCACCCACCGCGGCTACGACTCCGACCACCCCCGCGTGACCGGCGACGTGGGCAAGGCCGGCGTGGCCATCGATTCGGTCGAGGACATGAAGATCCTCTTCGACCAGATTCCGCTGGACAAGGTGAGCGTGTCCATGACCATGAACGGCGCCGTGCTGCCAGTGCTGGCCGGCTACGTGGTGGCGGCGGAAGAGCAGGGCGTGCGCCAGGACCAGTTGAGCGGGACCATCCAGAACGACATCCTCAAGGAGTTCATGGTCCGCAACACCTACATCTACCCGCCCAAGCCCTCGATGCGGATCATCGGCGACATCATTGGCTACACGGCCAAGCACATGCCGAAGTTCAATTCCATATCGATCAGCGGCTACCACATGCAGGAAGCCGGTGCCAACCAGGCGCTGGAGCTGGCCTTCACGCTGGCCGACGGCAAGGAGTACGTGAAGACCGCCATCGCCTCGGGCCTGGACGTGGATGCCTTTGCCGGGCGCCTGTCGTTCTTCTGGGCCGTGGGCATGAACTTCTACCTGGAGATCGCCAAGATGCGTGCCGCGCGCCTGCTGTGGTGCCGCATCATGAAGGAGACGGGCGCCAAGAACCCCAAGAGCCTGATGCTGCGCACCCACAGCCAGACCAGCGGCTGGAGCCTGACCGAGCAGGACCCGTACAACAACGTGGTGCGCACCACCATCGAGGCCATGGCGGCGGTCTTCGGCGGCACTCAGAGCCTGCACACCAACGCGCTGGACGAAGCCATCGCCCTGCCCACCGAGTTCAGCGCCCGCATCGCGCGCAACACGCAGCTCATCATCCAGGAAGAGACGCACATCACCAACGTGGTCGACCCCTGGGCCGGCAGCTACATGATGGAGTCGCTGACCCAGGAGATGGCAGACGCCGCCTGGAAGATCATCGAGGAGGTCGAAGCCATGGGCGGGATGACCGCCGCCGTGGACTCGGGCTGGGCCAAGCTCAAGATCGAAGCCGCTGCCGCCGAGAAGCAGGCGCGCATCGACTCTGGCAAGGACGTGATCGTCGGCGTCAACAAATACAAGCTGGCCAAGGAAGACCCGGTCGACATCCTGCAGATCGACAACGTGAAGGTGCGCGACAGCCAGATCGCGCGCTTGAAGGATATCAAGGCAAAACGCGATGCAGCCCAGGTGCAGCAAGCGCTGGATGCTCTCACTTCTGCAGCAGAAAGCGGCGAGGGCAACCTGCTGGACCTGGCCATCAAGGCGGTGCGCCTGCGCGCCACGGTGGGCGAGGTGAGCGACGCGCTCGAAAAAGTCTATGGGCGCCACCGCGCCGACACGCAAAAGGTGACCGGTGTGTACGCTGCTGCCTACGATTCGGCCGAAGGCTGGGACAAGCTCAAGACCGAGATCGACGCCTTCGCCGAAACCGAAGGCCGCCGCCCCCGCGTGATGATCGCCAAGCTGGGCCAGGACGGCCACGACCGCGGCGCCAAGGTGGTCGCCACGGCGTTTGCCGATCTGGGCTTCGACGTGGACATGGGCCCGCTCTTCCAGACGCCCGAGGAATGCGCCCGCCAGGCCATCGAGAACGACGTGCACGCCGTGGGCGTGAGCACGCTGGCCGCGGGGCACAAGACGCTGGTGCCGGCCATCATCCAGTCGCTCAAGGACCAGGGCGCCCATGACATCATCGTCTTCGTGGGCGGTGTGATTCCCGCGCAGGACTACGACTTTCTGTATGAAGCGGGCGTCAAGGGCATCTACGGCCCCGGCACCCCGATTCCTGCCAGCGCCAAGGACGTGCTGGAGCAGATCCGCAAGGCCGCCGCGTGACCCCTGAGGCGCTCCTGGACGGGGTGCTCCACGGCGAGCCGGTGGCACAGCGCCGCGCCATCGCCAAGGCCATCACCTTGCTCGAATCCACCCGCACCGACCACCGGGCGCAGGGCGATGCGCTGCTGACGGCGTTGCTGCCGCACACCGGGCAGTCGTTCCGCCTGGGGATCAGCGGCGTGCCGGGCGTGGGCAAGTCCACCTTCATCGAAGCGCTGGGCCTGTTCCTCATCCAGCAGGGCCACCGCGTGGCGGTGCTCACCGTGGATCCGTCCTCCACCGTCTCCGGCGGCTCCATCCTGGGCGACAAGACGCGCATGGAGCACCTGTCGGTACACCCGCAGGCCTACATCCGCCCCAGCCCGTCGAGCGGCACGCTGGGCGGCGTGGCCGAGAAGACGCGCGAGGCGATGCTGGTCTGCGAAGCGGCGGGCTACGACATCGTCATCGTCGAGACCGTCGGCGTAGGCCAGAGCGAGACCGCGGTGGCCGGCATGACCGACATGTTCGTGCTGATGCAGCTGCCCAACGCGGGCGACGACCTGCAGGCCATCAAGAAGGGCGTGATGGAGATCGCCGACCTGGTGGCCATCAACAAAGCCGACATCGACAAGAACGCCGCCACACGGGCCGAGGCGCAGATCACCTCGTCGCTGCGGCTGCTGGGCATGCACGGCAACCCCGACCACGCCGCCCACGGCGCACTGTGGCAGCCGCGCGTGCTTCAGATCAGCGCGCTGCTGGGGCAGGGCGTCGACGGCTTCTGGGACGCCGTCACGCTGTACCGCAGCATGCAGACCGGCAACGGCCGGCTGGCACTGCGGCGCGAGCAACAGGCCCTGGCGTGGATGTGGGAGCGCATCGACGCCGGCCTCAAGTCCGCCTTCCGCCAGCATCCGCGGGTGCGGGAGCTGTTGCCCGCGCTGCGCGCCGATGTGGCGGCCGGCCGCATCGCGGCCTCTACTGCGGCAAGAAATCTGCTCGCAGCGCAATCGGGACAAGCGCTGCCAGCTATCGATTAAGTAGCATTTCCACTGAAAGAGCGACGACCATGCAAGACATCCTGGAAGAGCTGGAGAAAAAGCGCGAACTGGCGCGCGTCGGCGGCGGGCAGAAGCGCATCGACGCGCAGCACAAGAAGGGCAAGCTCACGGCGCGCGAGCGCATCGAACTGCTGCTGGACGACGGCACGTTCGAGGAATGGGACATGTTCGTCGAGCACCGCTGCACCGACTTCGGCATGCAGGACAACAAGATTCCGGGCGACGGCGTGGTGACCGGCTACGGCATGATCAACGGCCGCCTGGTGTTCGTCTTCAGCCAGGACTTCACCGTCTTCGGCGGCGCCCTGAGCGAAACGCACGCCGAGAAGATCTGCAAGATCATGGACCAGGCCATGAAGGTCGGCGCGCCCGTGATCGGCCTGAACGACTCCGGCGGAGCGCGTATCCAGGAGGGCGTGGCCAGCCTGGGCGGCTATGCGGACGTGTTCCAGAAGAACGTGCTCGCCAGCGGCGTGATCCCGCAGATCAGCATGATCATGGGCCCCTGCGCCGGCGGCGCCGTGTACTCGCCCGCCATGACGGACTTCATCTTCATGGTGAAGGACTCGAGCTACATGTTCGTCACCGGGCCCGAGGTGGTGAAGACCGTGACGCACGAGGATGTGACGGCCGAGGAACTGGGCGGCGCCAGCACGCACACCACCCGCAGCGGCGTGGCCGACATGGCCTTCGAGAACGATGTCGAGGCGCTGATGATGCTGCGCCGCCTCTACAACTACCTGCCGCTCAACAACCGCGAGAAGCCGCCGGTGCGCAAGAGCACCGATCCGGCCGACCGCAAGGACCTGAGCCTGGACACGCTGGTGCCGGACAACCCCAACAAGCCGTACGACATGAAGGAACTCATCGTCAAGACGGTGGACGACGGCGACTTCTTCGAGCTGCAGCCCGACTACGCCAAGAACATCGTCATCGGTCTGGCGCGCATGGAGGGCAATGTGGTGGGCATCGTCGCCAACCAGCCTCTGGTGCTGGCCGGCTGCCTGGACATCAAGAGCTCCATCAAGGCCGCGCGCTTCGTGCGCTTCTGCGATGCGTTCAACATTCCCGTGGTCACCTTCGTCGACGTGCCCGGCTTCATGCCCGGCACCAGCCAGGAGTACGGCGGCATCATCAAGCACGGCGCCAAGCTGCTGTATGCGTATGCCGAGGCCACCGTGCCCAAGATCACCGTCATCACGCGCAAGGCCTACGGCGGCGCGTACGACGTGATGGCCTCCAAGCACCTGCGCGGCGACGTCAACCTGGCCTGGCCCAACGCCGAGATCGCCGTGATGGGCGCCAAGGGCGCGGTGGAGATCATCTTCCGCGAGGACAAGAAC from Paracidovorax wautersii includes:
- the scpA gene encoding methylmalonyl-CoA mutase, with the translated sequence MSRSTPDPLFQQANLAAWTQAAAKSAPGGDVNALNWVTPDGITVKPLYTAEDTAGLPYANTLPGFEPYLRGPQATMYAVRPWTIRQYAGFSTAEESNAFYRKALAAGGQGVSVAFDLATHRGYDSDHPRVTGDVGKAGVAIDSVEDMKILFDQIPLDKVSVSMTMNGAVLPVLAGYVVAAEEQGVRQDQLSGTIQNDILKEFMVRNTYIYPPKPSMRIIGDIIGYTAKHMPKFNSISISGYHMQEAGANQALELAFTLADGKEYVKTAIASGLDVDAFAGRLSFFWAVGMNFYLEIAKMRAARLLWCRIMKETGAKNPKSLMLRTHSQTSGWSLTEQDPYNNVVRTTIEAMAAVFGGTQSLHTNALDEAIALPTEFSARIARNTQLIIQEETHITNVVDPWAGSYMMESLTQEMADAAWKIIEEVEAMGGMTAAVDSGWAKLKIEAAAAEKQARIDSGKDVIVGVNKYKLAKEDPVDILQIDNVKVRDSQIARLKDIKAKRDAAQVQQALDALTSAAESGEGNLLDLAIKAVRLRATVGEVSDALEKVYGRHRADTQKVTGVYAAAYDSAEGWDKLKTEIDAFAETEGRRPRVMIAKLGQDGHDRGAKVVATAFADLGFDVDMGPLFQTPEECARQAIENDVHAVGVSTLAAGHKTLVPAIIQSLKDQGAHDIIVFVGGVIPAQDYDFLYEAGVKGIYGPGTPIPASAKDVLEQIRKAAA
- a CDS encoding acyl-CoA carboxylase subunit beta, encoding MQDILEELEKKRELARVGGGQKRIDAQHKKGKLTARERIELLLDDGTFEEWDMFVEHRCTDFGMQDNKIPGDGVVTGYGMINGRLVFVFSQDFTVFGGALSETHAEKICKIMDQAMKVGAPVIGLNDSGGARIQEGVASLGGYADVFQKNVLASGVIPQISMIMGPCAGGAVYSPAMTDFIFMVKDSSYMFVTGPEVVKTVTHEDVTAEELGGASTHTTRSGVADMAFENDVEALMMLRRLYNYLPLNNREKPPVRKSTDPADRKDLSLDTLVPDNPNKPYDMKELIVKTVDDGDFFELQPDYAKNIVIGLARMEGNVVGIVANQPLVLAGCLDIKSSIKAARFVRFCDAFNIPVVTFVDVPGFMPGTSQEYGGIIKHGAKLLYAYAEATVPKITVITRKAYGGAYDVMASKHLRGDVNLAWPNAEIAVMGAKGAVEIIFREDKNDPAKLAAREAEYKKRFANPFVASARGFIDDVILPHETRKRICRSLVMLQNKKLENPWRKHGNIPL
- the meaB gene encoding methylmalonyl Co-A mutase-associated GTPase MeaB, encoding MTPEALLDGVLHGEPVAQRRAIAKAITLLESTRTDHRAQGDALLTALLPHTGQSFRLGISGVPGVGKSTFIEALGLFLIQQGHRVAVLTVDPSSTVSGGSILGDKTRMEHLSVHPQAYIRPSPSSGTLGGVAEKTREAMLVCEAAGYDIVIVETVGVGQSETAVAGMTDMFVLMQLPNAGDDLQAIKKGVMEIADLVAINKADIDKNAATRAEAQITSSLRLLGMHGNPDHAAHGALWQPRVLQISALLGQGVDGFWDAVTLYRSMQTGNGRLALRREQQALAWMWERIDAGLKSAFRQHPRVRELLPALRADVAAGRIAASTAARNLLAAQSGQALPAID
- a CDS encoding GntR family transcriptional regulator gives rise to the protein MSAAVTLTPRALYEEVAEQLRQRIFRRELEPGSWIDELKIAEEFGISRTPLREALKVLAAEGLVTMKLRRGAYVTEVSDQDLQEVYHLLALLESDAAGVVAARATPAQVGELQALHAELAAATGDRDRFFALNERFHMRLLELASNRWRNQMVADLRKVMKLNRHNSLLKHGRIEDSLHEHAAILQAIAAGDAAAAEQATRAHFAAGLEAAA
- a CDS encoding diguanylate cyclase domain-containing protein, giving the protein MLDQFFLQEAVPPGLLLTGVYDPLLVALSIGVAVLTSGLALQLAAQAAAAHEALHRTMALVSGGIALGVGIWAMHFIGMLAFTLCTSVHYDVPTTLASMLPALAASWVALGLLARRKVNRWQLLAGGALVGAGIGAMHYGGMAAMQMTPHLRYDPAWFAASIAVAVLLAMLALWVRFPLQQHSGMSPWVANLIAGCVMGTAISGMHYTAMAAARFVGPGDAVPAGNPEWVTTLALTVAFVTLGVATFVGVINGLLRYRDLYRKVDRSESRLRALVDTAVDGIITIDQHGIVQSFNHSAQRIFGWTPAEVLGRNVRMLMPQPHRAAHNSYLRRYLQTGEAHIIGTGREVQGVRKDGSQVPLRLGIGRADTPNGPLFVGFMTDLSAAKEAETQLSIAASVFEYSYEAVLILAADRTIVDVNPAFERMTGVPRSQGLGRFVHELYEDVAQEDGWGELQDFTTIWDTVHAQGHWQGELMGRGPSGGLMQRVSIAAVTAEDGAPHHYIVVISDISDIKAYEQELEQFALYDSLTGLPNRRLLNDRLRQTLSQAQRHQSLMAVCYLDLDGFKQVNDQHGHEAGDVLLIEVGRRIQRLLRSEETLARLGGDEMVLLLGQLRQPEDCVPVLQRVLDVVNQPVTLPDGQGFVSASIGYAVYPLDADTPEQLMRLADQAMYASKQSGKNRYTRSRGSAAAPAAGVQAAPPCPGGTGSSAIER